A segment of the Trifolium pratense cultivar HEN17-A07 linkage group LG7, ARS_RC_1.1, whole genome shotgun sequence genome:
gaaaataaataaggattggattgaaaaataaataagggCCATTGAACTAGGAGCAACTTGGAAACCTTGATAATGAGGCTTGCATTTTGGTCCTCATGATTCATGACTCgacataattaaatatatgttattttttaatttcattttcaattataGACACATGATCGTAAGTATGAATGATATTTTTGAATGAACtgaatcataaataattttggatacaTTTAGAGACAAAATATGATTCTAATAAATTGAAGACATAAAAATGTCTGCCCATAACCCTTCTTACCACCGCATATTTAGAGCTATGTATTCATCATTCTATGGCTTAGCTATCACTGTCTTTATCAACACCCTCTTATTCTGTCCCCAGACCCAAATTGCTTGCTACTTTATGATGGTCCACTATCTCACCTCTTTCCCTCCACCATGTTCAGTGTTTTCTGTTTTACTTTATCCAATTAAATGGATAAGGCTTAATTGAATCACATATTATTTAAGGTTAAATTGTTGCATAGAAAATGGAATGTTTAGTTTGACACTTTGACTATTATTACTTCTGCAATCATTTGCATTTGAAGGCATCCCCCTAAGATatttttagtgtattttgagTGAATAACAAATCTTTCACCTACATACATTGTATCTTTGAATCTGGATTTAACGCAATAATTGTGTTACGTAGTTACTCATGTTAATCGTACGATCTAGAATTGACGTATGAAATTTGTTTAtagtttactttttttattcataactcTCTTGGTTCCTAGGAAAAAGAAATTCTAGTAGTCTGGAGTTCaaccgcgaggtaagtaaaaccTGACCAGAAAATATGCGTGTATAATCTGAACTATCTAATTTTAAATCAATGTTGCGATTTAAAATAAGGTGTACTTGTGTGTATATATTACAATAGGAAATATGCGTTCTTGGTTCGAGAGTCGGTTCTGACATTTAGTGTTTTCAACCACTCTCGGTGATAGTTACGGCAGATTGAACCGTGATCTTTCATACTTAAGTTCAACCCCTAattgattatattttaatttgaacGTGTTAAAGGAGCTACTGAAGTTAATTATCAGGTATTAATTAATATGACTTTATTCATATTATGGAGTAGTATACAGACAATTGATTACTATATAAGGCTATGTActtgaaatgaaaaaagaatCTTAATAAGAGGCATTTGGAGTAATTAAGCTAATTAATCCAACGAATGGTCACATAATTTCTGGTCTACATCTCGATCTTTAGATTTCCATTTTCAACTAGACCTGCATAAATGTCAAACAACACTTTTAGAATTTTTGCAAATTTGTAGTCTGTATAGTATAAAGATTTCCATAATTAGTGTTACAACATTCTTATGTTCATTTATGTAAATATCAAAGTCAACTTTTACAGTTTTTTCTAACCTTTTTTAtctaagaagtttttttttgaagaagctaaattagtccacccaaattgACACTAGAGAGAATCAAACCTTAAACCTCAaaaggagcacactcccaggtcctaAACTAATActaatgcaccaacccaagtgggttttttTATCTAAGAAGTTCTTTTTTATTTCCATTCATTTAGTAGTGTGAGAGTATcattttctttgattttaaGTGGTCTCTAAATTGGGAGATTGTGAAATGGCAACCAGAAACAACCCTCAAGTTGTAATCCACTTTGTGCCTTAAGAAAGTGATTGATGCTATTGCTGGTCCTCAATGCTCAATGTTTCAAACCTTTTCATCCAAGTTGCTAAAGAAATTACAATTTCAAAAAGGGAAGCTGATAGCTCCCTCTAATCCaatttatttcataaaaacaaTTAACTTGCCAAATAAGTGCTTTTATCACTTAATCCATACTACTAATGCATGTTTTTGTCATGCTAATATAATCTTCTTCTCTCCTTAAACTAAACAAACTACCAGAAATCAAGCTACATCGCATTAACACATTAAATTAAAGGCGTATTCAACGTCTGACATATGTCAATGTCTAACACAAATACAATACTAAAATACCggatcatttttattttttcaaattaatgTCTGTGTGCCTGATTCATGTGTCTTCTTACGTAGCATTAACCATTATGTGTGAGTAAAGTAGTGGGAAAGTCTCACGTAAGCTTATCTCAGTTGGCtgagacattgcattatatatgcagagggtcggggttcgaacccggatCATCCCATTTATCCACCTTAagagtggaatttctagccactaaattatgacaacaaaaaaaaagtagtgggAAAGTGGTTacacataaaaaagaaaaaccagcTGTATAATTGAATGATTTAACagatccatttaaaaaaataatcattattttgattattgtgaaaaataaaaattaaaaggtcTTGGTATATTTCAATGCTTGATCAAAATCAATGGGATGTAATGTCTCCATCATCCATAAATCCACTATCTTTTGCCTCTACTTTCTACTTTAAAGATACAAAGctaattaaaaagtgaatttaTGACTAGACACAAATTTTTATCTACCTGTAAATAACTGAGATTGAGAAGGAAAAGTTGTTGCTCTTGCTTGATCAAAACTCATGTTGTAAAGATTTTGTTGATAATCACCTTCCCATGTTGTAGGAGGTAAAATTTGCTGCAACAAACACATAAACAagattataattaaaattaatcaaatcTACCATTACATTAAGAACACTAACTAGTATAGggacaaaaaaattaacaaagagaGTGAACCTACAGAGAAACAAGAAGTATCAATAAAAGTTTCAGGTAATGATATAGGGGCACTTATGCTCCTTTTAAGTCCTATATCTGTAGGGTTCATTCCAGTATCTAATCCACCATAAGGAACAAATTGTTGTGGTGAATTGAATTGAAGATAAGGATTGTTATTATTCAATTCTGATGATATTCCAATTGCTGGAAAACTTGCATTTGCATCACAAGTAGGAAACACCTATATAGgaatcaaatcaaacacaagaatataattaattaattaagataagttgaaaagtgaaattcttcaatttgaagtttgaacattCATTACCTCTTTTTCAAATAGATCATCAATATTGAAGTGATCAAGTCTTGGATTAACTGTCGCCAATTTCATCGATAAGAACTGCATGTGTCAAATGAACATAAGTTAATTTGTGATGGATGGATCAATGTGATAGGCAAATCAAGAATTAATGAAAATAATCtgactaattaattaactaactCTTGAATTTACCTCGACTTGTTTTTGAAGAGACTGAACATAGTTGATGATTTCATCGAGCATTCCGGCTTTTCCTGTAATTTTGTTACACCCTGGTACTAAATCTTGTAAATACTTCATTCTCTCACTAATCTTTTCCCTTCTCACCTGCATCAAAATTCAGATTATAAGACTAAAACTAATTTCCTTTTCGGCATACACCATTTTAGTTACGGACTAAAATGAATATTCACTCTTATTATTGATAGTAAACTACTCACTCTTTCAGCTAAGCTATGGCTATCAGTGGCTTGACCGCGACGCGCGCGAACATGAATGTAATCAGTCTTTTGATTTTGAACCTCAGAGACTTTTGAATTTTCCTTTGAGTTTGAAGTATCTTCTGCTCCACAGTTTTCTTTGTTATTACTGTTGCTTTTTTTGGCACTGTGGTTCCCTGTGATCTTAGATTCACCATCCTCAGCACCAATTTTGATTCTCTtgtctttgttttcaatttcatcaacAACCTAAACAACAAGCAACAACTAATTTCAttgatatttttatgaactATGATCGCTAtgtaaaatgaaaaatactaacattaacaactaattactgACTTTAGCCgtttcaaaaagaaaatgatcTCTATGCAAAGTGAATAAAacaaaactaacataacattgtaatactaacgttacttatcaaaaaaaaaattaacaactaattactgACTTTgaccgttcaaaaaaaaatgatttctatGCAAAATTCAATTTCCACACACCTTGAGCTTTTCAGATTTTCTCTTTTTAGAAGAATTGTGTTTTCCAATTGAAGAATCAATGAGTTTGGGGTCTGGAAGAAGAGGTGGACAGCTGAAAGTTCTTGAAATTGATGAAGAAGTGACATCAACGGTTGGGATTTGAAGAGGCATTAAAAGAGGAAGTGATGAAGAATCTTGAGAATTCTGAACTAGTTGTTGCAGAGAAGAACAGAACACAGTACTATTACTGTTGAATCCATTTCCAGAAAAGTAACGTTGTTGTTCATTTTGTTGCTCATGttcatgttgttgttgttgttgttgccaCTTCATTCTTTCTCTTTGTCTTTCCAAAACAGTTATGTCGGAAGAGCAACTTTCAGATGGTAGATTCCCTGAATTAGTATTCAAACAGTGCAACATATTGATcactgttattattattaaacttgaatactaattaataataatgattattaGAGTTAGCTTgttgttgaaagttgaaacaaaggaagatgaattatatatatgttgtagtGATAGTGAGTGATTCAATTTTGGAGAGGAAAGAAGAAGAATACTTGAGAGGAAAGTAAAGCAAAGTAAGGTGGGTCAATGCACACACTAcatcaatgaatgaatgaaggtGTTGTGTAGTGTAGGAGGAGGTGATGATAGAGTGAAACGTAGTTAAGGTTGGAATGGAAAATGGATGTGGGGTATATATAGATtggagaaattattttttaaatataatataatttctATTTGGGGAAATAATAAGACcagttaataaataattgagaagTCGTGAATCAGGATAGGAGGAGATTCCAAGTTTTGCCAATAAATCTGCACATTAATTCATTTCTTTAAAGAGTGACTAGAAGAAACATTATTTTGAGAGAACAACTTTTTTTATGTCTTGGATCAGTATATCATGAGTATGATACTTGAGTTTGGACCTTTGATGAAGTTCATAATACAATGTAAGAATTCAAAGTAGCACACAAACTCGTCAATTTCCACATCTTTAGTCAATAAGAGACCCATGTAGATAGCGTAAAGTTTAGCAAGCATGATGTCAGAGCATTTTGAATGAATCCTTGGAAAATAATAGTCGAAGGTGTTTTACATAATACCACAAAATTTCGATCGAATGGGAGAACTAGTGCAACTTCCATCAACAGTGAGGATAGTACAAGAGTGATTATTATTGTTCCATTTGATGAATCTTTCAGCTGGCCTGTCGTTAGTAGTAGGCGAGGCAATTTCGGAAGCAATTTGAtgtatattctaaaaaaaaaaaatctttttacgATCATTAACTAAATATTAGATACAACAATTTTTCTTAttcataaaatcaaatttttggtTCAAATTTATAATGAGTTCTCTCAAAACGAATTGCTTAaaagaattcaaatttaattcTAGATGAAAATAATCttagttaaattttatttacctcAATAACTGAATTATGGATTATGACCACATTCTTAGAGAGTTAATACAAAAGTAAATCAGTAGTATTTCACAAATAAAATACGTgagtttaattattaaattggtAGATAgtacaaaaaaacaataaaaggtGAATGAATGTGTGAAAGACAGAAAGAAGTGGGCTAAATTATTAGGAAAGAGGGATAGATTAGAAGAGGTTGAGTTGAGTTGAGTTGATTGGAGAGGGATGTGTTCCTATAACGAATCTGTGGGCTTTGGGGCCCATTTGATATGACTGCCACGTGGGACTGTTCCATTCGCGGCAAAACGGAGGCGCTCTTCCACTCCGTAATCATCATTTTACTAATCTTATGCAATAGATTACTCAATGAAGCATGATATTCCAATGCGAAGTTTCGAATCAGGTACAATATCTCTTAATTGCAAAGTGACTTCACAATTAAGTGACTATTTGGG
Coding sequences within it:
- the LOC123899220 gene encoding transcription factor bHLH63-like codes for the protein MLHCLNTNSGNLPSESCSSDITVLERQRERMKWQQQQQQHEHEQQNEQQRYFSGNGFNSNSTVFCSSLQQLVQNSQDSSSLPLLMPLQIPTVDVTSSSISRTFSCPPLLPDPKLIDSSIGKHNSSKKRKSEKLKVVDEIENKDKRIKIGAEDGESKITGNHSAKKSNSNNKENCGAEDTSNSKENSKVSEVQNQKTDYIHVRARRGQATDSHSLAERVRREKISERMKYLQDLVPGCNKITGKAGMLDEIINYVQSLQKQVEFLSMKLATVNPRLDHFNIDDLFEKEVFPTCDANASFPAIGISSELNNNNPYLQFNSPQQFVPYGGLDTGMNPTDIGLKRSISAPISLPETFIDTSCFSQILPPTTWEGDYQQNLYNMSFDQARATTFPSQSQLFTGLVENGNLKIEM